One window of Caldisericum exile AZM16c01 genomic DNA carries:
- the ruvB gene encoding Holliday junction branch migration DNA helicase RuvB: protein MKSIRPQSIDEFIGQEKVVQSIKIAIQSSKSRNDHLDHILFYGPPGLGKTTLAKIIAEELKVNLKYATGPSIEKVSDLAGILINLSVNDILFIDEIHRLPKPVEEVLYSAMEDFKLPIVTGAKRSAHTITLNLQPFTLIGATTRFGLISPPLRDRFGMVFHLELYTPEEIMKIVLRDARILGVEITEEGAYEIGKRARGTPRIGIQLLKRVRDFSSVNGFDVITKEVALNAFKNLNIDDYGLNEIDRKYLKILQSNFNGGPAGIEAIATAMGEDRGTIEEIVEPYLIKINFIIRTQKGRIITSTAKEYLGFKSKDSLF, encoded by the coding sequence ATGAAAAGCATTAGACCACAAAGTATAGACGAATTCATTGGACAAGAAAAAGTTGTTCAAAGCATAAAAATCGCAATTCAATCTTCAAAGTCAAGAAATGACCACCTCGATCACATACTCTTCTACGGTCCACCAGGCTTAGGGAAAACAACACTTGCAAAAATAATTGCAGAAGAACTTAAAGTAAATCTGAAATATGCAACTGGTCCCTCCATTGAAAAGGTTTCAGACCTTGCAGGAATTCTCATAAATCTTTCAGTAAATGATATTCTCTTTATTGATGAAATACACAGGTTACCTAAACCAGTTGAAGAAGTCTTATACTCAGCAATGGAGGACTTCAAACTACCTATTGTAACTGGTGCAAAAAGAAGTGCACATACCATTACTTTAAATTTACAACCTTTCACTCTTATCGGCGCAACAACACGTTTTGGACTTATCTCGCCGCCACTTAGGGATAGATTCGGAATGGTTTTTCATCTTGAACTATATACACCAGAAGAAATTATGAAGATCGTTTTGAGGGACGCACGTATCCTTGGAGTTGAAATTACAGAAGAAGGAGCCTATGAAATTGGTAAAAGGGCAAGAGGAACTCCACGAATAGGTATTCAACTTTTAAAAAGAGTAAGAGATTTCTCGAGTGTAAATGGATTTGATGTGATTACAAAAGAAGTTGCTCTTAATGCATTTAAAAATCTGAATATAGATGATTACGGTCTCAATGAAATTGATAGAAAATACTTGAAAATTCTTCAGAGCAATTTCAACGGAGGTCCTGCAGGTATCGAAGCAATTGCAACGGCTATGGGAGAGGATCGAGGCACAATCGAAGAGATAGTAGAACCATACCTAATAAAGATAAATTTTATTATAAGAACTCAAAAGGGAAGAATTATAACATCGACTGCAAAAGAATATCTCGGGTTTAAATCCAAGGATTCTCTATTCTAG
- the glgC gene encoding glucose-1-phosphate adenylyltransferase — protein MIDIEKDVFAYLLAGGKGERLYPLTKERAKPAVPFGGKFRIIDFTLSNCVNSGIRRIAVATQYKSASLRRHLALAWNFLNVRFNEYVVDVPPQQIFGERWYLGTADAVYQNLYFVEQEKPKLVLILSGDHIYKMNYKDMIETHLNNDADLTIATIVIDKERASAFGIMETNDEGRIINFKEKPKDPPTLKDDPTKCLASMGVYLFKPEVLIDLLTHDAEVSTSSHDFGKDVIPYAIHHGYRVFSHQFRNKEGGFGYFQDVGTIDAYYCANMDLLSPHPKIDIFDRSWPIYTHSRQYPPCKITEGEINGTLIESKVENSIIGEGSIISGATIKNSIIFYDVKVKAGSLIEDSIVFGEVKIGRNVKIRKVIIDKHVEIPDGVEIGFNPEIDKKYFYVTPSNIVVLERGFKFTKKLMEEQYGRSQ, from the coding sequence ATGATAGACATCGAGAAAGATGTTTTTGCATATTTACTTGCAGGCGGAAAAGGAGAGAGGCTTTATCCTCTTACAAAAGAAAGAGCGAAACCTGCAGTACCATTTGGGGGAAAATTTAGAATCATTGATTTCACTTTGAGCAATTGTGTAAATTCTGGAATAAGAAGGATTGCAGTTGCAACCCAATATAAGTCAGCCTCTTTAAGAAGACACCTTGCACTTGCGTGGAATTTTCTCAATGTTAGATTCAACGAATATGTTGTCGATGTTCCACCGCAACAGATATTTGGAGAGAGATGGTACTTAGGCACAGCAGATGCAGTTTATCAAAATCTATACTTCGTCGAACAAGAGAAGCCAAAACTTGTTCTCATCCTTTCAGGAGACCACATATACAAGATGAATTACAAAGATATGATTGAAACTCATCTTAATAATGATGCAGATCTTACCATTGCAACCATAGTAATAGATAAGGAACGTGCAAGCGCGTTTGGAATAATGGAGACAAACGATGAGGGAAGGATAATAAACTTCAAAGAAAAGCCAAAAGACCCTCCAACACTCAAAGATGATCCTACAAAATGTCTTGCATCTATGGGCGTATATTTATTTAAACCAGAAGTCCTTATCGATCTTTTGACTCATGATGCGGAAGTTTCAACATCATCTCATGATTTTGGAAAAGATGTTATTCCATACGCAATCCATCATGGTTACAGAGTATTCTCACATCAGTTTAGAAATAAAGAGGGAGGTTTTGGATACTTCCAAGATGTTGGGACAATCGATGCGTATTACTGTGCAAACATGGATCTACTTTCACCACACCCTAAGATCGATATTTTCGATAGATCTTGGCCAATATATACCCATTCAAGGCAATATCCTCCCTGTAAAATTACCGAAGGCGAAATTAATGGAACACTTATCGAAAGCAAAGTTGAAAACTCAATTATAGGAGAGGGTTCGATTATAAGTGGAGCAACCATAAAAAATTCAATTATTTTTTATGATGTAAAGGTTAAGGCTGGCAGTCTTATAGAAGACTCGATTGTTTTTGGAGAGGTAAAGATTGGACGTAATGTAAAAATAAGAAAGGTGATTATTGACAAGCATGTAGAAATTCCAGATGGTGTAGAAATCGGGTTTAATCCTGAAATTGATAAGAAATATTTCTATGTTACACCTTCTAACATCGTAGTCCTTGAGAGAGGCTTCAAATTTACAAAGAAACTAATGGAGGAACAATATGGAAGATCTCAATAA
- a CDS encoding Rho termination factor N-terminal domain-containing protein codes for MEDLNKLKRIELLRLAKIHGVKNRNKMKKEELIKAIKKAKKPLEELKAIEERLRRELQEKTGETHLIAIPKEPGYAFINWEAKEESGTGILKVFEDRREKFSIPVNLEHGKSYIKVEEDKKVKVILGKEEKGKFTKIVESNEILIPTTKKTEGKYEFIDMKTLKKEKSQKVANELMKEIVDEELKTAKEMKYLRYKREG; via the coding sequence ATGGAAGATCTCAATAAACTAAAAAGAATAGAACTTTTAAGACTTGCAAAAATTCACGGAGTAAAAAATAGAAATAAGATGAAAAAAGAAGAGTTAATAAAGGCAATCAAAAAAGCAAAAAAACCTCTTGAGGAACTAAAAGCAATAGAAGAAAGGTTAAGGAGAGAATTACAAGAAAAAACAGGCGAAACACATCTAATCGCAATACCAAAGGAACCTGGATATGCATTTATAAATTGGGAAGCAAAAGAAGAAAGTGGAACAGGTATTCTAAAAGTATTTGAAGATAGACGCGAAAAATTTTCAATTCCAGTGAATCTCGAACATGGCAAAAGTTACATAAAGGTTGAGGAAGACAAAAAGGTAAAGGTAATACTTGGAAAGGAAGAAAAAGGTAAATTCACCAAAATAGTCGAATCAAATGAAATTCTTATACCAACGACAAAGAAAACTGAAGGAAAATATGAGTTTATAGATATGAAAACTTTAAAGAAAGAAAAATCTCAAAAAGTGGCGAATGAATTAATGAAGGAAATTGTTGATGAGGAATTAAAGACTGCAAAAGAAATGAAATATTTGCGATATAAAAGGGAAGGGTAA
- a CDS encoding glycoside hydrolase family 57 protein — translation MKKGYLAIVLHTHLPFIKHPEEEFFIEENWLYEAITESYLPLLYNFYKLRDEGIKFKITMSLTPPLSNMLLDDLLINRFKRYINLRIALLQDLLKKEKDTKKKENYQFYFERFKTLYEFFKNTLRGNVINGFKELQNEGFIDVITCTATHEILPLETHRKIQEVQVELGVENYKRIFGKKPRGIWLGECAYAPPVSEILAKYGIEYTILDAHGLINAKPTAFYGISAPIVSKDGVAFFGRDPEASKQVWSAKEGYPGDFNYREFYKDIVYEINETRIKKYIHPAGFKVESGIKIHKITGNVGLEKKELYDRKKALEMVDIHAGNYMFNRERQIDYLSSVMDRPPIVVAPFDTELFGHWWFEGPEFLATLLRKIDKYSEVIETITLSEYIDKHPVMQVSEPAISSWGDGGYFRVWLNDNTDWIYPHLSVIGKRMINLATQYDKPKNKLQERALNMCSKELLLSESSDWAFLITVGSAVNYATEMQRFHINAFNKLYKEIIDDNIDEKFLSYLEEKDSIFPFLDYRIFKEKG, via the coding sequence ATGAAAAAAGGATATCTTGCAATAGTTTTACACACCCACCTTCCATTCATAAAACATCCAGAAGAAGAATTTTTCATTGAGGAAAACTGGCTGTACGAGGCAATTACAGAAAGTTATCTGCCGCTTTTGTACAATTTCTATAAATTGAGAGATGAAGGTATTAAATTCAAAATCACAATGTCTCTTACTCCACCCTTATCAAATATGCTTTTAGATGATCTTCTTATAAATCGATTTAAGCGGTATATTAATTTGAGAATTGCTTTACTTCAAGATTTGCTTAAAAAAGAGAAAGATACAAAGAAAAAAGAGAACTATCAGTTTTATTTCGAAAGGTTCAAAACTCTTTACGAATTTTTTAAAAACACTTTAAGAGGAAATGTAATAAACGGTTTTAAGGAACTCCAAAACGAGGGATTCATAGATGTCATCACTTGCACCGCAACACATGAAATCCTTCCCCTTGAAACGCACAGAAAAATCCAAGAAGTGCAGGTTGAACTCGGAGTCGAAAACTACAAAAGAATCTTCGGGAAAAAACCTCGGGGAATTTGGCTTGGAGAGTGTGCCTATGCACCACCTGTTTCAGAAATTCTTGCAAAATACGGGATTGAATACACAATACTCGACGCTCATGGTTTAATAAACGCAAAACCAACAGCCTTTTACGGAATTTCTGCACCAATAGTAAGTAAAGATGGTGTAGCATTCTTTGGAAGAGATCCAGAAGCATCAAAACAGGTGTGGTCAGCAAAAGAGGGATATCCTGGAGATTTCAATTACAGAGAGTTTTATAAAGACATTGTTTATGAAATTAATGAGACAAGAATTAAAAAATATATTCACCCAGCAGGCTTTAAGGTAGAATCTGGAATAAAAATTCATAAGATAACGGGTAATGTTGGGCTTGAAAAAAAGGAATTATACGATAGGAAAAAGGCACTCGAAATGGTTGATATACACGCAGGAAACTACATGTTCAACCGTGAAAGACAGATAGATTACCTATCAAGCGTCATGGACAGACCACCAATTGTCGTTGCACCATTTGATACAGAACTATTTGGCCACTGGTGGTTTGAAGGACCAGAATTTCTTGCAACCCTTTTAAGAAAAATCGATAAGTATTCCGAGGTTATAGAGACAATAACACTTTCGGAATACATTGATAAGCACCCTGTAATGCAGGTTTCAGAACCTGCAATTTCATCGTGGGGAGATGGCGGTTATTTTAGAGTGTGGCTTAACGACAACACAGATTGGATCTATCCTCATTTAAGCGTAATTGGGAAACGTATGATAAACCTTGCAACACAATATGATAAACCAAAAAACAAATTACAAGAAAGAGCATTAAATATGTGTTCAAAAGAGTTACTATTATCAGAAAGTTCCGACTGGGCGTTTTTAATTACAGTGGGAAGTGCAGTCAACTATGCAACAGAAATGCAAAGATTTCATATAAACGCCTTTAATAAACTCTATAAAGAGATTATTGATGATAATATTGATGAAAAATTTCTATCATATCTTGAGGAAAAAGATAGCATATTCCCATTTTTAGATTATAGAATTTTTAAAGAAAAGGGGTGA
- a CDS encoding HDIG domain-containing metalloprotein — MLNRDEALKLLQEKVHDENLIKHMLATEAVMRALARKFGEDEEKWGLTGLLHDIDYEETKENPEIHSKIGAQWLKELGFGDDVVHAVLAHNERHGVERTSLLDKALWATDPVTGFIIAVALVRPDKKLASVELKSMKKKFKEKSFAAGADREQIKSCEVELGIPLDDFLELSLQALIGIADQLGL, encoded by the coding sequence ATGCTTAATAGAGATGAAGCATTAAAACTTTTACAAGAGAAAGTTCACGATGAAAATCTTATTAAACACATGCTTGCAACAGAAGCAGTTATGAGGGCTCTTGCAAGAAAATTTGGTGAAGATGAGGAAAAGTGGGGACTCACTGGCTTATTACACGATATTGACTATGAGGAGACAAAAGAAAATCCAGAAATCCATAGTAAAATTGGCGCACAATGGCTTAAAGAGCTTGGTTTTGGGGATGATGTAGTGCATGCAGTTTTAGCGCACAATGAAAGACATGGCGTCGAAAGAACTTCTCTTCTCGATAAGGCACTCTGGGCGACAGATCCTGTAACAGGTTTCATTATTGCAGTCGCTCTTGTAAGACCGGACAAAAAACTTGCTTCCGTTGAACTAAAATCGATGAAGAAAAAATTCAAGGAAAAAAGTTTTGCAGCAGGTGCAGACAGAGAACAGATAAAATCCTGCGAAGTAGAACTTGGAATTCCCTTAGATGACTTTCTTGAGTTATCATTACAAGCGCTCATTGGAATTGCAGACCAACTTGGGCTTTGA
- a CDS encoding Nif3-like dinuclear metal center hexameric protein: MKVRELLGILNEIAPFFLQEDYDNSGLQFGDLEADVSNILIALDLQKSIVEEAKTLGIRTIITHHPVIFKAIKNIERSKNEAFYEAITNGINIISFHTNFDIAENGLNDYFLNLLGIKKEKPIIQSKEKVYKVVTYVPKDFEEKVRIAMFESGAGHIGNYDECSFNIEGIGTFRPLENANPFIGERNKRESVSEVRIEVVVRERELLKVLSKLKQSHPYEEPAIDVFEILFDKNEGIGAIGTLENEEDILSFIKTFKEKTNTSYARYIGDINAKISKVAICTGACGSVYENLTNNVQLFITGDIGYHTALAMKERKLNVLDVEHFETEKFFKQALFERLKNYIDPSTIKLSNSEKSPFYLI, from the coding sequence ATGAAGGTAAGAGAACTCTTAGGTATTCTTAACGAAATTGCTCCTTTTTTCTTACAGGAAGATTACGATAATTCTGGCCTCCAATTTGGCGATTTAGAGGCTGATGTTTCCAATATCCTTATTGCTCTCGATCTGCAAAAAAGTATTGTTGAAGAAGCAAAAACACTTGGTATAAGGACAATAATAACCCACCATCCTGTAATTTTCAAGGCAATCAAGAATATCGAAAGAAGTAAAAATGAAGCATTTTACGAGGCAATAACAAATGGAATCAACATAATAAGTTTTCATACAAATTTCGACATTGCAGAAAATGGTCTAAACGATTATTTTTTAAATTTGCTGGGCATTAAAAAAGAAAAGCCAATTATTCAAAGTAAAGAGAAAGTTTACAAGGTCGTAACGTATGTTCCTAAGGATTTTGAAGAAAAAGTAAGAATTGCTATGTTTGAAAGTGGCGCAGGACACATTGGAAACTACGATGAATGTTCTTTCAATATTGAAGGAATTGGAACTTTTAGACCACTCGAAAATGCAAATCCGTTTATTGGCGAAAGGAACAAAAGAGAGTCTGTTTCTGAGGTAAGAATTGAGGTTGTTGTTAGAGAAAGAGAACTTTTAAAAGTTTTGTCAAAGCTCAAACAATCGCACCCGTATGAAGAGCCTGCAATTGACGTTTTTGAAATACTTTTTGATAAAAATGAGGGAATCGGAGCAATTGGAACTCTTGAGAATGAAGAAGATATCTTATCGTTCATTAAAACTTTTAAAGAAAAAACAAACACTTCTTATGCAAGATACATCGGGGATATTAATGCAAAAATATCAAAAGTCGCAATTTGTACGGGTGCATGTGGTTCTGTTTATGAGAACTTAACAAATAATGTTCAACTTTTCATAACCGGAGACATTGGATATCACACCGCTCTTGCAATGAAAGAAAGGAAATTAAATGTTCTTGATGTAGAGCATTTTGAAACAGAAAAATTTTTTAAACAAGCACTATTCGAGAGACTTAAAAACTATATAGATCCTTCGACAATCAAATTATCAAACTCTGAGAAATCACCCTTTTACCTAATTTAA
- the rplL gene encoding 50S ribosomal protein L7/L12 codes for MTKEEIIEAIEKMSVLELSELVKALEEKFGVTAAVPMAAMPVGGAAPQAAPQEEKTEFDVVLAGFDPAKKINVIKVVRETLNLGLKESKDVVEAAEKEPQKIKEALPKKDAEELKKKLEEAGAKVELK; via the coding sequence ATGACAAAAGAAGAAATTATCGAAGCAATTGAAAAAATGAGCGTTTTAGAACTCTCAGAACTTGTTAAGGCACTTGAGGAGAAATTTGGAGTAACAGCAGCAGTTCCTATGGCAGCAATGCCAGTTGGTGGGGCAGCGCCACAGGCAGCACCACAAGAAGAAAAGACTGAGTTTGATGTTGTCCTTGCTGGATTTGATCCTGCTAAGAAGATTAACGTTATTAAGGTTGTAAGAGAGACACTTAATCTTGGTCTTAAAGAATCCAAGGATGTAGTCGAAGCAGCCGAAAAAGAACCACAGAAGATAAAGGAAGCACTTCCCAAAAAGGACGCCGAAGAATTAAAGAAGAAGTTAGAAGAAGCAGGAGCAAAAGTAGAGTTAAAGTAA
- the rplJ gene encoding 50S ribosomal protein L10 gives MKREEKRKIIDEIEEKLKKISEQSVFFVDFKSIKANDITNLRKDFKLSGIYYRVVKNDLLRIACKELSVDVPQNIFIGNVALVVSSMDPTELAKKFVEAKDADEKPFFEMKGGFVDGKYLTGPELVELSKLPPKPVIIGKLLYLMNSPIQRLVTVLSKPERDLVTVLNQIKDKKESIAA, from the coding sequence ATGAAGAGAGAAGAAAAACGAAAGATTATCGATGAGATTGAGGAAAAACTGAAGAAGATAAGCGAGCAGAGTGTATTCTTTGTAGACTTTAAAAGTATAAAGGCAAACGATATTACAAACCTCAGAAAAGATTTTAAACTTTCAGGCATTTATTACAGAGTTGTTAAAAATGACCTTTTGAGAATTGCCTGTAAAGAACTTTCTGTGGATGTCCCACAGAACATTTTTATTGGTAATGTTGCACTCGTTGTATCTTCAATGGATCCTACTGAACTTGCAAAGAAGTTTGTTGAAGCGAAAGATGCAGATGAAAAGCCTTTCTTCGAAATGAAGGGTGGATTTGTAGATGGCAAATATTTAACTGGCCCAGAACTTGTTGAACTTTCAAAACTTCCTCCAAAGCCAGTTATTATTGGAAAACTCTTATACCTCATGAATTCACCAATTCAGAGGCTTGTTACTGTTCTCTCAAAACCGGAGAGAGATTTGGTTACTGTCTTAAACCAAATTAAAGATAAAAAAGAAAGCATAGCAGCATAA